One Syntrophales bacterium DNA segment encodes these proteins:
- a CDS encoding DEAD/DEAH box helicase, whose translation MKFETYRISEEIKENLARLGFRKPTDIQFRAIPSILNGEDVLAVAQTGTGKTAAFAIPIVDRIQRTRSSRRSGGIRCLVMVPTRELALQIGEVFTSLARHTGVKAFALHGGVEQDSQVRRLQGGIDVLVATPGRMFDLIHQGHLRLDGIDTLVLDEADRMLDLGFIRDIQSVKKKLTRPHQTLFFSATINPEIKKLAFSQVKSNAIRIQFSPDDPVSKNVSHAVVFVEMDDKRFFLERFVREHPDNRLIVFVRTRVRAERVVKVLERAGIPALSIHGAKDQDERTAVMKRFRDGECGILVATDVSARGIDVPGVDFVINYDLPERAENYVHRVGRTGRGVKKGVAFSLCSAGEKPLLDEIRQFLNREIEVIRVDRDDYAGPAGLSGRETDLRAMILEHEARLRKKGRKKKSSGGGTR comes from the coding sequence ATGAAATTCGAGACGTACCGCATCTCCGAGGAGATCAAGGAAAACCTGGCCCGTCTGGGCTTCCGGAAACCGACGGACATCCAGTTCCGGGCCATTCCCTCCATCCTGAACGGGGAGGACGTCCTGGCCGTCGCCCAGACGGGAACGGGAAAAACCGCGGCCTTCGCCATCCCCATTGTGGACCGGATCCAGCGCACCAGGAGCAGCCGGCGCTCCGGCGGCATCCGGTGCCTTGTCATGGTGCCGACCCGCGAGCTGGCCCTGCAGATCGGGGAGGTATTCACCAGCCTTGCCCGGCACACCGGCGTGAAGGCGTTTGCGCTCCACGGCGGCGTGGAGCAGGATTCACAGGTCCGGCGGCTCCAGGGCGGCATCGATGTCCTCGTGGCGACCCCGGGCCGGATGTTCGACCTCATCCATCAGGGACACCTCCGCCTGGACGGCATCGACACGCTCGTCCTCGACGAGGCCGACCGCATGCTGGACCTGGGGTTCATCCGGGATATCCAGTCGGTGAAGAAAAAACTCACCCGGCCGCACCAGACCCTGTTCTTCTCGGCCACCATCAACCCGGAGATCAAGAAGCTTGCGTTTTCACAGGTGAAAAGCAACGCCATCCGAATCCAGTTTTCTCCTGACGATCCCGTTTCGAAAAACGTCTCCCACGCGGTCGTGTTCGTGGAGATGGACGACAAGCGGTTTTTCCTGGAGCGGTTCGTCCGGGAGCACCCCGACAACAGGCTCATTGTTTTTGTCCGGACCCGCGTCCGCGCGGAGCGGGTTGTGAAGGTCCTGGAGAGGGCCGGGATTCCCGCGCTCTCCATTCACGGCGCCAAGGACCAGGACGAGCGAACCGCCGTCATGAAGCGTTTCCGGGACGGGGAATGCGGCATCCTTGTCGCCACGGATGTCAGCGCGCGGGGGATCGACGTCCCCGGCGTCGATTTCGTCATCAACTACGATCTGCCGGAGCGGGCGGAGAACTACGTCCACAGGGTGGGACGGACCGGGCGGGGCGTGAAGAAGGGAGTGGCCTTCTCGCTCTGCAGCGCCGGGGAGAAGCCGCTCCTGGACGAGATCCGGCAGTTCCTGAACCGGGAGATCGAGGTGATCCGGGTCGACAGAGACGACTATGCCGGGCCCGCCGGCCTCTCCGGCCGGGAGACCGATCTGCGGGCGATGATCCTGGAGCACGAGGCGCGGCTCCGGAAAAAAGGAAGAAAGAAGAAGTC